GACTCCGGGAAGATCCTCAAGCGTCAGCTGCGTGAGCCCTACTGGGCCGCCGCTGGGCGCACCATCTGAACGATTCGGGAAGAGAGAACCCACCAGTGTCTGAGTACAGCACCGTCATCTACGAGGTCGACGACCCGATCGCCACTATCACGCTGGACCGGCCGGAGCGCCTGAACGCGTGGACAATGACGATGGCAGGCGAGGTCATCGTCGAGTGCAGGTAGGCGCAACCGGCGTTGGCGCGATCGATCGGCTCATGCCCCGGGCTCGATCACGGCCTCGGGCGATGAGGGCTTGCGCGAAGTCTTCGACCGGCTGACAGATTAGCTGCGCGGTCCGACCGCGGGGGCGCTCTTCATGCTGCTCACCGAGGCGATGTCAGCGGACGGGCCATTGCACGACCGCTACGTGGAGTTCTTCCGCGACCGACGCAAGGCCGCGTGCTATATCTCTCAGCGTCGCCGCTGGCGCACCACACCGGTCGAAGGCGGATCGGGAAGCCCTCGACCAGCTCGCCACCGTCGTCAACGGTGCTCTGTTCGGGACCGGTGTTCAGTATCGGCTGGACCCGACCCCGGACCTCGACGCCTGCGCGGAGACGCTCGTAAAGCTGGCCGAGGGCGCACTGGTCTCCAAGCCGGAGGCGAAGAGCAGGCGCAAGCCCGCTCCTCGCCGATCTGCAGCGGTCTCGGTAGGCGGCATTCAGCCAGCCGCGGAACCTCCGACGACGGCTTCAGTGTCGGCGCCGAGGAGTGGTGCCCAATCGCGTGCGGGAGGCGGGTTCGCGCCGGTGGGCCCGGCCAATCGCGGGAGGCGCAAAGATCCGGCCGCCGGGTGCTCGACTGCAGTGAAGAAGTCGGTGGCGATGAGCTGGGGATCGTCGACCAGGTCGCTCAGCCCGTTGACGGAGCCGATCGGGATCTTGTGAGGGCCGAGCAGGTCGATCCACTCCTGGCTCGTGCGCTCGAGCAGCGTCTCGGCGAGAAGACGATAGAGCTCGTCGATGTGCTCGGTACGCTCGCGGATCGTCCGGTAGCGCGGTGACTTCGCCAACTCGGGTCGGCCGATGAGATCGAAGAACACTCGCCAATGGCGGTCCGTGTAGAGCATGACGGCGACCGATCCGTCCTTGGTGGCGTAGGGGCGGCGATGACTCGACGCGGTCCTTCGGTAGCCGGGCGGCCCCGTCGGAGGGTCGAAGACGAGGCCACCTTGCTGCTCGACGAGATTGAAGGCAGCCATCGTCTCGAACATCGGGATCTCGAGCGCCATCCCGCGCCCGGTCAGGTCCCGCTGCCGCAGCGCCGCGAGCAGGGCGGCGAGACCATGGAGCGCCACGACCTTGTCCACGAGCGTGCTGCGGACGTACGTCGGTTCGCCGTGGCCGCCCTGCAGTGCAGCCACGCCGCTACGCGCCTGGATGATGTCGTCGTAGGCGGGCTCCTCGGCCGCCGGGCCGCCGCGCCCGAACCCTCGCAGCGCGACCGCAATGCACTGCGGATGCCGTACGACGATGCTCGCGGCGTCGAGGCCGAGCGCGGTCGCCGCATCGGGTCGCAGCGTGTGGACCACGATGTCGCACGTGGACAGCAGCTCCTCCAGCCCTCTCGCGCCGTCCGGCATCTTGAGGTCCAGGACGACGCTCCGCTTTCCCCGGTTGGCGTTGAGGAAGAACGGCCCCATTCCGGTGCGCTGCAGGTCACCGATATAGCGAGCCGGGTCACCGGCCGGTGGCTCGACCTTCACGACGTCGGCACCCCACTGAGCCAGCAGCATCGTGCAGTACGGACCCATCAGCGTGGATCCGAGCTCGACGACGCGAAGGCCGGTCAGAGCGCCGGTCTGCACGAGCTCCTCAGGACCAAGTCGACTCGATGTGGGAGCCGGCTCTGTCATCGGGTGGACTCCGCAGTTTCGGAGGACGCGGTCTCAGACACCCGCCTGCGAAGCCTGAACCGACGCCAGAAGCCACCCACGTTCCGCTCGCCCAGTGCGGCGAAAGTGACAGCAAGCAGCAGCGCCGCCCCGTTGAAGGCGCTGGTGATCCAGGCCTGTCCGCCACCCGCAAGCTGAAGACCCTTGACGCCCGTAGCGAGGAGGAAGATGGCGAGCACGGTGCCGGCAATGCTGAATCGTCCCGGCTTGATCTGGGTGGTGCCGAGCATGGCGCCGGCGATCACGGGCAGCAGGTAGGCGGCCCCGACATCTGGAGTTGCAGAGTTGATCTTAGCGGCGATCAGGACACCCGCGATCGACGACGTTACGGCGATAGCGAGCAGTGCGAAGACAGTCATGCGGGCAGTGTTCACGCCTGCGAGGCGAGCGGCCTCGGGGCCGAGGCCCGTGGCCTGCAGTCGGCGGCCGAGCGGCGAGTGTTCCAGCACATACCACCCGATGAGCGCGATCACGGCGAGCATCACGGCGAGGATCGGGATGCCCAGCGGCTTCGGGATCGCGATGTTGGTGAAGCCCTTCGGGAACCCTGTCAGATAGGTACCGTTGGTCAGCCACGAGGTCACTGCTGCCAACAGCGAGCTGGTGCCGAGTGTGACCACGATGCTGTTGATGCCGATCTTGACGACGAAGAAGGCATTCACCAGCCCGACCACGACACCCGAGAAGATGGCGACCGCGATCGCTGCCGGGATGGGCCAGCCGTGGTTGATGATCAGGACGCCGCAGATGATGCCGCTCAAACTGATGTTGCTAGCGAAGGACAGATCGAAGACTCCTGCGGCGAGACCGATGACGACACCAATGGTAATGATGCCGGTGATCGCCTGGTCGCCGAGAATGCTCTGCAGCGTGATACGGGTGAGGAACGTTTCGGGGACCCACAACGCGTAGACGACGATGAAGCCGATGAGGACGTAGACGCCGCTGAAGCGAGCGAAGTGCCGGCCGCCGGCGCTGCTCTGGCGACGCTGGGGGGACTCCGCGTCGTCTGTGGTGACCTCGGCGGGAGCAGTGGTCATATTGAAGCTCATGCTGGGGTTCCTTCGGTCAGGCTGGCGGAGACGATGGCATCGGTGGTCAGGGTTGGCCCTGACAAGCGGGCGGTGATGCGGCCATCTCGCATGACGAGGACCGTGGCGCAGATCTCGGCAAGCTCCTCGGCGTCACTGGACGTGATCAGCAGCGCCGCTCCCCCGCGGGCAGCCTGGCCGAGTGCGTTGTAGATCGCCTGCTTGCCGCCGACGTCGACGCCTTGTGTCGGCTCGTCGAGAAGCAGTACGCGCGATCCGCGCCGCAACCAACGCGCCAGCACGGTCTTCTGCTGGTTACCGCCGCTAAGGGTGGAGAACTGTCGCTCGGGTGCCGCGGGCGAGACTTCGAGGCGCTTAAGCCACGTCCGGACGTCGCGCTGTTCGGCCCGGAGACTTATCCACCGAAGTGAAGGGGAGGGGAGGTCTGGCAAAGTGACGTTCTCTGTCAGGGTCATGTAGGGCGTGGCGCTGTGCAGCCGTCGGTCCGCCGGCAGATACCCGACGCCTGCGGAGATCGACGCGGGAGGCTGGCCCAGCGTGACCGGTGTGCCGGCGATAGTGATCTGTCCTGCGAACGGCAATTGCTGGCCGAAGAGCAGCCGGTTGAGCTCGTCACGACCTGAGCCGTCCAGGCCCGCGACACCGAGGATCTCACCGGCGTGCAGATCCAAGTCGAGGTCACGCACCCCTCGACCCGACACACCTCGCGCCGTCAGCAGCACAGCGCCCGCGCTCGTCGGGGGCGCCGGGTACAGCTCATCGAGCGGCCGGCCGGCGATATGGGTGACCAGCTCACGCTGCGTCGTCTGGTTGACCGCGCTGCTGAAGACATGGCGGCCGTCACGGAGCACCGAAACCGTGTCGGCGATCTGGAAGACTTCGTCCAGGCGGTGCGTGACGTAGAGAACCGGCGTGCCGGTGGCTTGCACCCGCCGCACCACCTCGAAGAGCACGTCGACTTCGTGGGCCGGCAGCGTCGCGGTCGGCTCATCGAGGACGAGCAGTCCAGCCGCCGATGAGGTGCCGCGCAGCGTACGGGCGATCGCGAGGATCGTCTTCTGCGCCGGGGACAGCTCACGGACGGGGCGGCGAACGTCGACGCCATCCATCAGCATCTGGACCAGTTCGCGGGCAGCGGCTGCCTCACGACGTCCGCTCAGCCACCACTTGCCGGCGTATTCGCTGCCCAGTGCAAGGTTGTCAATGACGTTCAGATCCGGGATGAGTCCGAGGTCTTGGTGGACGAATCGCAGACCGGCGCGGTGCGCCGCTGTTGCTGAACCGAGTGTGAGTGGTTCGCCGTTGAGGTATGCCGTACTGCCTGGGTCGGGGGAGTGGTAGCCGGCCAGGATCTTGATCAGGGTGGACTTGCCGGAGCCGTTGGCTCCGAGCAAGGCGTGGACCGTCCCCGGCAGGATGTCGAGGTCGACCCCGGCCAGCGCGCGCTGGCCGGGGAACGACTTCGACATGCCCCGCAGGCTCAGGCCGACGGAGGACTGCGACATCAGCTGATCAGCCAGGCCTTGTAGTACTGGTTCTGGTAGTCCGGAATGCTGAACACTTTGCCGTTGGCGGGGGCATTGTCCTTGGTAACGAGGTGCAGGATGCCCAGCGGCTGCGACTCAGCGACCTTGCCGTCCTGCCAGTAGTGCGCGAGCAGGTCGAGCGACATGTACTGCGGGATGCCGCTGGCGCCTACGGTCGCGGCCGCCTGACCGCCGCTTCCGATCGCGGTGATGCTGAGGCTGCCAGAACGTCCTGTGAGCAGCTTGACCTTGTCGGTCAGGCCGGCCGCGGCCAGCGCCTGCGGGACACCAGCGGTCGCATCGCCGACCGGGAACACGATGTAGGTCACGTCCGGGTGACTCTGCACATAGCTGACAACCTGCGACGGCACAGCCTTGCCGATGTCGGCGGCTGAGAAGGTCTGGGTCTCGGAGGAGCAGTCCGGGCAGACCTTCTTGAGTTCGCCGGTGAAACCCTCCTGCGGTGCCTTCAGGTCCGGGTACGACGGCTCGTTGAAGTACGCGGCCTTGCCCTTGCCGTCGGAGTCCGAGATCACCCAGTCGGCGAGGATCTTGCCCTCGAGACGGTTCTGCTCGTCCGACCCGAGCTTGGCGATCACGGCGCCACCAGGGATGTTGGGGCCGTTGAGCTCGATGACCGGAATTTTCTTCGACTTGAGGGTGTCGAGCTGGTCGGCGATGGCCGAGTCCGGAAGGAGGGAGTTCGCGATCACGGCGTCACCCGGATTCTGTGCGATCGAAGTCCAGGTCGAAGTGATGACGTCAGGGGTGTTGCCGCCATTGACGATCTTGACGGTCCACCCCAGCTTGGCCGCGCCCTCCTTGAGCGTGTCGGCCCAGTCGTTGCAGGCTGCGAGTGCGCAGGACACGTAGGTGATCTTCTTGCCTGAGGCCGGCTTGGCCGTCAGTGGCGTCAGGTCGAGGGACGGGTTGTCGTCGAGGTACGGCTTGAGCGCGGCGAGCGCCGTGGCGGCGGGGCCGGACGAGCCCGTGCTCGGCGCTGTGGAGGACCCGGTCGCCCCGTCGCTGGCACCGTCGGAGTTGCCGCACGCGGACAGCATGCCGAGGCCGAACACGGCGACCACGACTGCTGGTTTGAAGAGTCTCATTTTCTCCGTTGGCTCCCGTCTATCGCGCACGCACTCAGCGCGCGCGGTGTAAATGATTGCGGCAGAATGTGCCTGACATCATAGGCATTGTCAACTAGCAAACCTAACCTATGCTGGCTGACATATAATTGGCTGCGTGTTACACTCTGATTGTGACTGACTTCACCCTTGATATCGACCTCCGTTCTGACCATGTGGCGACGATCGCGTTCGGCCGCGGTGCCAACAACTTCTTCGATGTGCGGCTGATCTCTGCGATCGCTGATGCGCTTGATGGGCTTGCTGCAGATGGCAGTGCCCGTGCGGTCGTGCTGACCGGGATGGGTCAGCACTTCTGTGCAGGTGCTGACCTGGCCAGGGGGCCGGGCGACGTCGAAGACACAGTCGGCGGGTCCGAAGGCCCGCATCTGTACGACGCAGCGGTGCGCCTTTTCGAGCAGCCGCTGCCTTTGGTGGCGGCTGTTCAAGGTGCAGCCATCGGCGGCGGGCTCGGGCTAGCGCTGGCCTGCGACTTCCGGATCGCCTCACCGGATGCGCGCTTCTCCGCACCCTTTGCGCGGCTCGGGGTCCACAACGGCTTCGGCACGTCGGTGACGTTGCCGCTGGCCGTCGGGCATCAGAAGGCCATCGAGCTGCTCTATACCGGCCGTCGCGTCAAGGCTACAGAAGCGGCAGCGATCGGATTGGTCGACATCCTTGCCAATGAGGGAACTTCGCTTGCCGGCGCGCATGCGCTTGCCCGCGAGATCGCCGCCTCCGCCCCGCTGGCGGTCCAGTCGATGCGGGTCACGATGCGGGGCCACCTTGCCAATGCCGTCCGGGCTGCGACCGAGCGCGAAAAGACCGAGCAGGCCATCCACTTCGCAACCGGCGACGCGGCTGAAGGGATCCGCGCAGACCGCGAGCGCCGGGCCCCAGTCTTCCTCGGCCGTTAAGCTACATGCTGATTGACATAGACTAAGGTAGCGTGACAATATCGACTCGATGTGAGCGGCGGCATAGTACGTGCCTGCCCGCGGCCGAGCCGATCCAAGCGTCCAAACTCGCGAAACAGGAGTCCTCTTGAGCACCTTGAGCCCCGGACCGTCGACTCCCGACCGGTTCTTCATTGGAGGTGAATGGGTCGCGGCATCCGGGTCGACCACGTTCGACGTCGTAAATCCCACGACCGAGGAGCCGCTGTACCAGGTCGCGCAGGCGCAGGCGGCCGATATCGACCGTGCGGTCACTGCCGCCCGCACCGCCTTCGACGAGGGCCCGTGGCCGCGGATGACGCCGGTCGAGCGTGGCGAGTACATCCGTGCTTTGGCCGCAGGTCTCGCCCAGCGTGTCCCGGCGATCGCGAGCATCTGGTCGAGCGAGATGGGCATTCTGCACCCGGTCGCGCAGTACCTCTCCATGAGTGCGGCAGGCACCTACAACATGTACGCCGACATGGCGAGCGAATTCCAGTTCATCGAGAGGCACACGCCGACCAGTGGGGGGAAGGTCGGCCTGCTCGTGCGCGAGCCGGTCGGCGTGGTGGGCGCGATCATTCCGTGGAACGGCCCGGTCGCACTCACCGCTCTCAAGGTTGCCCCGGCCCTACTCGCAGGCTGCACGGTCGTCGTGAAGTCATCTCCGGAGGCGCCGGGCGCCGGCAACGTCCTGGCCGAGGTCGCCGAGCAGGTCGGTTTGCCCGCCGGCGTTCTCAATGTCGTGACGGCGGACCGCGAAAAATCGGAGCTGCTCGTGCGCGACCCGCGGGTCGACAAGATCAGCTTCACCGGCTCCACGGTCGCTGGACGCCGCATCGCCTCGATCCTGGGCGAGCGGATCGGCCGGTACACGCTCGAACTCGGGGGAAAGTCCGCCGCGATCGTGCTCGACGACGCCGATCTCGGCAGCGTTGCCACGTCCCTGGCTGGCGGGGTCGTCGTCATGAGCGGCCAGGCGTGCGCCGCGCTTACCCGCGTTGTTATCAGCAGGTCCCGTCACGATGACCTCGTGGACGCGCTCGCCGCGATATTCTCCGCCATCCAGGTCGGCGACCCGTTCGACGCCAGCACGCACATGGGGCCGCTCGCGATGGAACGCCAGCTTGCGCGCGTCAAGGACTACATCGCGTCGGGCAAAGCCGAAGGCGCGCGGCTCGCCTCCGGCGGTGGCCGCCCCGAGACACTCGACCGAGGCTTCTTCGTTGAACCGACCCTCTTTGCGAACGTGTCGAACTCCTCGACGATCGCACGCGAGGAGATCTTTGGTCCGGTTCTGTCGGTCATTCCCGCCGACGACGAGGCCGACGCCATCCGAATCGCGAACGACAGCATCTTCGGTCTCAACTCGGCCGTCTACACCCCTGATGCCGAACGCGCCTTGCACGTCGCCCGGCAGATTCGCTCGGGCACGGTCGGGCACAACGGAAACCGCTCTGACTTCGGCATCGCCTTCGGTGGTTTCAAACAGTCGGGTGTCGGGCGCGAGGGCGGTCGGGAGGGCCTGCTGCCCTACCTGGAGACCAAGACCGTGGTGCTCGACAGCGAGCCCGCCGGCATCCCCCCGCTTCCCGGCAGCTGAACCTGCCGATCATCGACCCACACAGCGAAAAGGACATCCACATGAAGACTCGTGCCGCCATCCTCTGGGGCCAGGGGCAGGACTGGAGCGTCGAGGAGATCGAGCTCGATCCCCCCAAGACCGGCGAGGTGCTCATCAAGCTCGTTGGCAGCGGCCTGTGCCACTCCGACGAACACCTCCGCACCGGCGACCTCACAGTGCCCGCCGACGTCGCGCAGGCGCTGAGCATCCACCAGTACCCGGTGATCGGCGGTCATGAGGGCGCCGGCGAGGTGGTCGAGGTTGGTCCGGGCGTCACCTCGGTGAAGCCTGGTGACCATGTCGCGCTCAGCTTCATGCCGGCCTGCGGCAAGTGCCCGTCGTGCAAC
This genomic interval from Antricoccus suffuscus contains the following:
- a CDS encoding enoyl-CoA hydratase/isomerase family protein, with product MTDFTLDIDLRSDHVATIAFGRGANNFFDVRLISAIADALDGLAADGSARAVVLTGMGQHFCAGADLARGPGDVEDTVGGSEGPHLYDAAVRLFEQPLPLVAAVQGAAIGGGLGLALACDFRIASPDARFSAPFARLGVHNGFGTSVTLPLAVGHQKAIELLYTGRRVKATEAAAIGLVDILANEGTSLAGAHALAREIAASAPLAVQSMRVTMRGHLANAVRAATEREKTEQAIHFATGDAAEGIRADRERRAPVFLGR
- a CDS encoding aldehyde dehydrogenase; its protein translation is MSTLSPGPSTPDRFFIGGEWVAASGSTTFDVVNPTTEEPLYQVAQAQAADIDRAVTAARTAFDEGPWPRMTPVERGEYIRALAAGLAQRVPAIASIWSSEMGILHPVAQYLSMSAAGTYNMYADMASEFQFIERHTPTSGGKVGLLVREPVGVVGAIIPWNGPVALTALKVAPALLAGCTVVVKSSPEAPGAGNVLAEVAEQVGLPAGVLNVVTADREKSELLVRDPRVDKISFTGSTVAGRRIASILGERIGRYTLELGGKSAAIVLDDADLGSVATSLAGGVVVMSGQACAALTRVVISRSRHDDLVDALAAIFSAIQVGDPFDASTHMGPLAMERQLARVKDYIASGKAEGARLASGGGRPETLDRGFFVEPTLFANVSNSSTIAREEIFGPVLSVIPADDEADAIRIANDSIFGLNSAVYTPDAERALHVARQIRSGTVGHNGNRSDFGIAFGGFKQSGVGREGGREGLLPYLETKTVVLDSEPAGIPPLPGS
- a CDS encoding sugar ABC transporter ATP-binding protein — protein: MSQSSVGLSLRGMSKSFPGQRALAGVDLDILPGTVHALLGANGSGKSTLIKILAGYHSPDPGSTAYLNGEPLTLGSATAAHRAGLRFVHQDLGLIPDLNVIDNLALGSEYAGKWWLSGRREAAAARELVQMLMDGVDVRRPVRELSPAQKTILAIARTLRGTSSAAGLLVLDEPTATLPAHEVDVLFEVVRRVQATGTPVLYVTHRLDEVFQIADTVSVLRDGRHVFSSAVNQTTQRELVTHIAGRPLDELYPAPPTSAGAVLLTARGVSGRGVRDLDLDLHAGEILGVAGLDGSGRDELNRLLFGQQLPFAGQITIAGTPVTLGQPPASISAGVGYLPADRRLHSATPYMTLTENVTLPDLPSPSLRWISLRAEQRDVRTWLKRLEVSPAAPERQFSTLSGGNQQKTVLARWLRRGSRVLLLDEPTQGVDVGGKQAIYNALGQAARGGAALLITSSDAEELAEICATVLVMRDGRITARLSGPTLTTDAIVSASLTEGTPA
- a CDS encoding ABC transporter permease; translated protein: MSFNMTTAPAEVTTDDAESPQRRQSSAGGRHFARFSGVYVLIGFIVVYALWVPETFLTRITLQSILGDQAITGIITIGVVIGLAAGVFDLSFASNISLSGIICGVLIINHGWPIPAAIAVAIFSGVVVGLVNAFFVVKIGINSIVVTLGTSSLLAAVTSWLTNGTYLTGFPKGFTNIAIPKPLGIPILAVMLAVIALIGWYVLEHSPLGRRLQATGLGPEAARLAGVNTARMTVFALLAIAVTSSIAGVLIAAKINSATPDVGAAYLLPVIAGAMLGTTQIKPGRFSIAGTVLAIFLLATGVKGLQLAGGGQAWITSAFNGAALLLAVTFAALGERNVGGFWRRFRLRRRVSETASSETAESTR
- a CDS encoding sugar ABC transporter substrate-binding protein, with the translated sequence MRLFKPAVVVAVFGLGMLSACGNSDGASDGATGSSTAPSTGSSGPAATALAALKPYLDDNPSLDLTPLTAKPASGKKITYVSCALAACNDWADTLKEGAAKLGWTVKIVNGGNTPDVITSTWTSIAQNPGDAVIANSLLPDSAIADQLDTLKSKKIPVIELNGPNIPGGAVIAKLGSDEQNRLEGKILADWVISDSDGKGKAAYFNEPSYPDLKAPQEGFTGELKKVCPDCSSETQTFSAADIGKAVPSQVVSYVQSHPDVTYIVFPVGDATAGVPQALAAAGLTDKVKLLTGRSGSLSITAIGSGGQAAATVGASGIPQYMSLDLLAHYWQDGKVAESQPLGILHLVTKDNAPANGKVFSIPDYQNQYYKAWLIS
- a CDS encoding CaiB/BaiF CoA transferase family protein, which encodes MTEPAPTSSRLGPEELVQTGALTGLRVVELGSTLMGPYCTMLLAQWGADVVKVEPPAGDPARYIGDLQRTGMGPFFLNANRGKRSVVLDLKMPDGARGLEELLSTCDIVVHTLRPDAATALGLDAASIVVRHPQCIAVALRGFGRGGPAAEEPAYDDIIQARSGVAALQGGHGEPTYVRSTLVDKVVALHGLAALLAALRQRDLTGRGMALEIPMFETMAAFNLVEQQGGLVFDPPTGPPGYRRTASSHRRPYATKDGSVAVMLYTDRHWRVFFDLIGRPELAKSPRYRTIRERTEHIDELYRLLAETLLERTSQEWIDLLGPHKIPIGSVNGLSDLVDDPQLIATDFFTAVEHPAAGSLRLPRLAGPTGANPPPARDWAPLLGADTEAVVGGSAAG